One part of the Pseudemcibacter aquimaris genome encodes these proteins:
- a CDS encoding MalY/PatB family protein → MKFSRRMFMKGTGTAALLGSAVGTTALTACSQEPQNNNNSTTDGAALSMDNQVNFDAGYDRNNTNSVKFDMIKMLNPGKQLDVGMGIADMDFRTLPQVTSALKKRLETENWGYELPPLDYPSNIVAWNKRRYNADVPQGNILNCVGVLDGVLSILMSFGKEGDEVLLVTPNYSSFFTTIHQANMHEAESEMTKTDNGRWEINWEDFETKLASGIKLFILCNPQNPTGNCWTADELKRMGDLCNQYGCLVIADEIHCDFVMGDNKYVPYADLGEEYAQNSISLKSTSKSFNLAAHRTGYMFSHNREYIDKVLKGGHQRLLLNIMGMIASNEALKHGDDYIDEQNAYLTENMKFAEKFITERIPMVNYQAHEGTYLAFLDCRELATKLDATTKAAELTAYNTENNVTETDFFGVEHIKTYPPGRYMKEWVLDNARIDINPGANYGKGGEGYMRMNLATNRAQLQKALENLEAAVKTL, encoded by the coding sequence ATGAAATTTAGTAGACGTATGTTTATGAAGGGGACCGGCACCGCTGCATTATTAGGCAGCGCAGTCGGAACAACAGCACTCACCGCATGTTCGCAGGAACCACAAAATAATAATAACAGCACCACTGATGGTGCGGCACTTTCCATGGACAATCAGGTTAATTTCGACGCCGGATATGACCGCAACAATACCAACAGTGTCAAATTCGACATGATAAAAATGTTAAACCCGGGCAAGCAACTTGATGTTGGCATGGGCATAGCCGACATGGATTTCAGAACATTACCACAAGTCACAAGCGCCCTTAAAAAACGTCTTGAAACAGAAAACTGGGGTTATGAATTACCGCCACTTGATTACCCATCAAACATCGTAGCATGGAACAAACGTCGCTATAACGCCGATGTCCCACAAGGAAATATTCTGAACTGTGTTGGTGTTCTTGATGGTGTTCTTTCCATCCTAATGTCATTCGGGAAAGAAGGTGATGAAGTATTACTTGTCACGCCAAACTATTCCAGTTTCTTTACCACTATTCATCAGGCAAACATGCATGAAGCCGAAAGCGAAATGACCAAAACAGATAACGGTCGCTGGGAAATTAATTGGGAAGATTTCGAAACAAAGCTTGCCAGCGGCATTAAGTTATTCATCCTGTGTAACCCGCAAAACCCGACGGGGAATTGCTGGACCGCAGATGAGTTAAAACGCATGGGCGATCTTTGTAATCAATATGGATGCCTTGTGATCGCCGATGAAATTCACTGTGATTTCGTGATGGGGGACAATAAATATGTTCCATATGCCGACCTTGGTGAAGAATATGCACAAAACAGCATCAGTTTAAAATCAACCAGTAAGTCATTTAACCTTGCGGCGCACCGAACTGGTTATATGTTCTCGCATAACCGTGAATATATAGACAAAGTGCTTAAAGGTGGTCATCAACGTCTGTTACTTAATATTATGGGTATGATTGCCTCAAACGAAGCGTTAAAACACGGCGATGATTATATTGACGAACAAAATGCTTATTTGACCGAAAATATGAAGTTCGCTGAAAAATTCATCACAGAACGCATTCCTATGGTCAATTATCAAGCCCATGAGGGTACTTATCTGGCGTTTCTTGATTGTCGTGAACTTGCAACAAAACTTGATGCAACAACGAAGGCCGCTGAATTGACAGCATATAATACAGAAAACAATGTAACGGAAACGGACTTCTTCGGCGTTGAGCACATTAAAACATATCCTCCGGGTCGTTATATGAAAGAATGGGTTCTTGATAATGCCCGTATCGATATTAACCCTGGTGCCAATTACGGTAAAGGTGGCGAAGGATACATGCGTATGAACCTCGCGACCAACCGCGCACAACTTCAAAAGGCTTTAGAGAACCTAGAAGCAGCGGTAAAGACTTTATAA
- a CDS encoding MalY/PatB family protein, with protein MTETSKLNRRFFMKGAGATALFGSALASGTAISTSANAKGMGHSSMSMAYDLNEEFNRIGSGDSKWDGIRRRARPFDVPYPMGVADMDFRTLPHITEALMKRMAHQNWGYQPAPADYYENIIDWNKKRYNQDVKPGSILNCLGVLDGVLSILKSYNPTGAPVIIHTPGYSGFFSVIRNAQFQTIENPLVLNDGRWEMDLDAMAAQIDEHGVKVMLFCNPQNPTGNCWTADEMRAMGDLCLDKGVLVVADEIHCDFVNKHAKYVPYASLGEKYAQNSFTLKSTSKSFNLAAQRVGYMFSDNQEYIDTLKKNGHQRGSLNALGMIACNAAYKHGATYMDDMQSYMDANCHFLEKYLSENIPDIKYKVHEGTYLAFIECSAIAKKLGNPEDGKRVGDMLQKFFIEKAGVNLNPGENYGKNGEGYMRMNLGTTHRKLHNALNAMKAAIDAL; from the coding sequence ATGACTGAAACTTCAAAACTAAATCGTCGTTTCTTTATGAAGGGGGCTGGTGCCACTGCATTATTCGGCAGCGCACTTGCATCGGGAACAGCAATTTCAACATCTGCAAATGCGAAAGGCATGGGCCATTCTTCAATGTCAATGGCATATGACCTTAACGAAGAATTCAACCGTATCGGTTCCGGTGACAGCAAATGGGACGGAATCCGTCGCCGTGCACGCCCGTTTGACGTGCCCTACCCGATGGGTGTTGCTGATATGGACTTCAGAACACTACCACATATTACAGAAGCACTGATGAAACGTATGGCGCATCAAAACTGGGGTTATCAGCCAGCGCCAGCCGATTATTATGAAAACATTATTGACTGGAATAAAAAACGTTATAATCAAGACGTAAAGCCGGGCAGTATTCTTAACTGTCTTGGCGTACTTGATGGCGTGCTGTCCATTCTAAAATCATATAACCCAACTGGTGCCCCTGTGATTATTCATACACCGGGTTATTCAGGTTTCTTTAGCGTGATTAGAAACGCACAGTTCCAAACCATTGAAAACCCGCTTGTGCTTAATGATGGCCGTTGGGAAATGGATCTCGATGCAATGGCTGCGCAAATTGACGAACATGGCGTTAAAGTAATGTTGTTCTGTAACCCGCAAAATCCAACTGGTAACTGCTGGACAGCGGATGAAATGCGTGCAATGGGTGATCTGTGTCTTGATAAAGGTGTTCTCGTTGTTGCTGATGAAATCCACTGTGACTTTGTAAACAAACATGCGAAGTATGTGCCATATGCATCACTTGGTGAAAAATATGCACAAAACAGCTTTACGCTTAAATCAACAAGTAAATCATTCAACCTTGCGGCTCAACGCGTCGGTTATATGTTCTCTGACAATCAGGAATATATTGACACGCTTAAAAAGAACGGCCATCAACGCGGTTCATTAAACGCGTTAGGCATGATCGCCTGTAATGCAGCATACAAGCACGGCGCAACATATATGGATGATATGCAGTCATATATGGATGCAAACTGTCATTTCCTTGAGAAATATCTATCAGAGAACATTCCTGACATTAAATATAAGGTTCATGAAGGTACATACCTTGCCTTTATCGAATGTTCTGCAATAGCCAAAAAGCTCGGCAATCCAGAAGACGGTAAACGCGTTGGCGACATGCTACAGAAATTCTTTATTGAAAAAGCGGGCGTCAATTTGAACCCTGGTGAGAACTACGGCAAGAACGGTGAAGGGTATATGAGAATGAATCTTGGGACCACTCACCGCAAGCTTCATAATGCATTAAATGCAATGAAAGCAGCGATTGACGCACTATAA
- the dapB gene encoding 4-hydroxy-tetrahydrodipicolinate reductase: MSRVKIGIIGCMGRMGKALTAAVLDSEKAFLVGATVRAGHNAVGSNLKHPETGAVTNIKITEDVKEVIEKSDVILDFTSPEMTLEVAEMAAKSNASLVIGTTGLSKDDENLLQDISSKIAIVYSSNYSAGVNLMMHLTKLAASTLDENFDIEIVEMHHRHKVDAPSGTALSIGHAAAEGRGKKLDDVMDAGRNGITSERKKGDIGFAVLRGGNVAGEHTVSFNADDERIEITHKAGDRAIFARGAVKAALWLTNKDVGLYDMCDVLGLKA; this comes from the coding sequence ATGTCACGCGTAAAAATCGGAATTATAGGCTGTATGGGACGAATGGGAAAGGCGTTAACGGCGGCTGTGCTTGATAGTGAAAAAGCTTTTCTCGTTGGTGCAACTGTAAGGGCAGGACATAACGCTGTTGGTTCTAATTTAAAACACCCTGAAACAGGTGCAGTTACCAATATTAAGATCACTGAAGATGTAAAAGAAGTGATTGAAAAATCAGATGTAATTCTTGATTTTACATCACCAGAGATGACGTTGGAAGTCGCTGAAATGGCGGCTAAATCAAATGCTTCCCTAGTAATTGGTACGACGGGCCTTTCAAAGGATGATGAAAATTTATTGCAAGATATTTCCAGTAAAATTGCCATTGTTTATAGTTCAAATTATTCAGCGGGTGTAAATCTTATGATGCATTTGACGAAATTGGCTGCATCAACACTTGATGAAAATTTTGATATTGAAATTGTTGAAATGCATCACCGTCATAAAGTTGATGCACCATCCGGCACTGCATTATCCATTGGCCATGCCGCGGCTGAGGGTAGGGGAAAGAAACTTGATGATGTTATGGACGCTGGTCGTAACGGTATCACAAGCGAACGTAAAAAAGGTGATATCGGATTTGCCGTTTTACGTGGCGGTAATGTTGCAGGCGAGCATACAGTTAGTTTTAACGCCGATGATGAAAGAATTGAAATTACGCATAAAGCAGGGGACAGAGCAATTTTTGCCAGAGGGGCGGTAAAAGCCGCGCTTTGGTTAACGAATAAAGACGTGGGGCTTTATGACATGTGTGATGTGCTTGGGTTAAAGGCATAA
- a CDS encoding Ppx/GppA phosphatase family protein — MSHNDKSESGENNKSQRRRGNRRLNNKKNNRNKQNSQQKQHVYGVVDLGTNNCRLLVAVPQHGGFRVIDSFSRIVRLGEGLKEEKRISDHATERTVSALKVCMDKMRRRGVTRMWNVATQACREAENGDHFVKTIEEKVKIKLDIIDPQEEARLAVMGCKALLDTDYNRGIVFDIGGGSTEIIWIEFNEKRVPQIIDWISIPLGVVNLSEEYGTEKVLPAEHYEEMKERVKEHIEPFEKKHNVSEHINSNKVQLMGTSGTVTTLTSMHLNQAVYDRNEVDGAWMKSKDLVGLCNDLAKLDYKERLALNNIGNDRAELVVAGCAIFDAIIDVWPIEDCRVADRGIREGMLHHLMDEQRRINKANRRRRSRKRYYLKRKNKDKKEQVSDD; from the coding sequence ATGTCACATAATGATAAAAGCGAAAGCGGCGAAAATAACAAATCACAACGGCGGCGAGGGAACAGACGCCTCAACAATAAAAAAAACAACCGCAATAAACAGAATTCCCAACAAAAACAGCATGTATATGGCGTTGTTGATCTGGGGACCAACAACTGTCGTTTGCTTGTTGCTGTGCCGCAGCATGGTGGTTTTCGTGTGATTGATAGCTTTTCCCGTATCGTCAGACTGGGGGAAGGATTAAAAGAAGAGAAAAGAATTTCTGATCATGCGACGGAAAGAACCGTTTCCGCGCTAAAGGTTTGTATGGATAAAATGCGCCGCCGTGGGGTAACGCGCATGTGGAATGTGGCAACACAAGCATGTCGTGAGGCAGAAAACGGTGATCATTTTGTAAAAACCATCGAAGAAAAAGTAAAAATCAAACTTGATATCATTGATCCGCAGGAAGAAGCCCGCCTTGCGGTAATGGGTTGTAAGGCTTTACTTGATACGGATTATAACCGCGGTATCGTTTTTGATATTGGTGGCGGTAGTACGGAAATCATCTGGATCGAATTTAATGAAAAGAGAGTGCCGCAGATTATTGACTGGATTTCAATCCCGCTTGGTGTTGTAAATCTGTCCGAAGAGTACGGCACGGAAAAAGTATTGCCCGCCGAACATTATGAAGAAATGAAAGAACGTGTGAAAGAACATATTGAACCGTTCGAAAAGAAACACAATGTCAGTGAACATATTAATAGCAATAAAGTGCAATTGATGGGTACCAGCGGTACAGTTACCACATTAACCAGTATGCATTTAAATCAGGCTGTTTATGACCGCAACGAGGTCGACGGGGCATGGATGAAAAGCAAGGACCTTGTTGGGCTTTGTAATGATCTGGCGAAACTTGATTATAAAGAAAGACTGGCACTTAATAATATTGGTAATGACCGTGCGGAACTGGTTGTTGCAGGATGTGCTATATTTGATGCGATTATTGATGTCTGGCCGATTGAAGATTGCCGTGTCGCCGACCGTGGTATTCGCGAAGGAATGCTCCATCATTTAATGGACGAACAGCGCCGCATTAATAAAGCCAATCGCAGAAGACGTTCCAGAAAACGTTATTATTTAAAGCGTAAGAATAAAGATAAAAAGGAGCAGGTTTCAGATGATTAA
- a CDS encoding ATP-binding protein, producing MENENNKKTNERAIILFSVFILLLIGAIITPSLQWKGSLTSHSLVEVISTLLALFVGLMAMVRYYSRKENLIFFIGAGFIGTAFLDAFHGLIAHFALTQSAPDSIIFRFPWSWLAPRMYLSITLFISMIFLLNKSYKDTPLKEKLYLTIAIFSTVLVFLFFAYTPIVPELYSLLGFARPLELIPAFLFGGALFGFLYRHEWDNNTIEFCLAISLIINFAVQCFYIPFSAETFDAISSISHLLKMASYLVILVALLFDLNRIYRQAELANRTKSEFLNMMSHELRTPLTIILGYSPILAHPERLPSTKKLLEALEQKSGDMDYISRLVENCFSELKKYVGKMDNSGKRLLTLIGDLLDFSRLEAGMMTISPSNISLKQVAQNAIRHHSYKLNDKGLTLTSNFVDSDVYADEEKLLEIFDKLLSNAIKFTEQGIIDISTKEVGPFIEISISDTGCGIDLDAKGHIFNWFTQVDSTSTRYIGGIGLGLAITKKLVELHGGTITVSSTPGNGTTFTLTVPKG from the coding sequence TTGGAAAATGAAAACAATAAAAAAACCAATGAACGGGCAATAATATTATTTTCCGTATTTATACTTTTATTGATTGGGGCGATCATCACACCTTCCCTTCAATGGAAGGGCAGCTTAACATCACATTCACTTGTCGAAGTTATATCGACACTTCTTGCATTATTCGTCGGGCTTATGGCGATGGTCAGATATTATTCCAGAAAAGAAAATTTGATCTTTTTCATTGGTGCCGGTTTTATCGGCACCGCATTTCTTGATGCATTTCACGGACTTATTGCCCATTTCGCGCTAACCCAATCCGCACCGGATAGCATTATTTTCCGCTTTCCCTGGAGCTGGCTTGCACCGCGGATGTATTTATCCATCACACTATTCATCAGCATGATTTTTCTTTTAAACAAATCATATAAGGACACACCCTTAAAGGAAAAATTATATTTAACGATTGCTATTTTTTCGACCGTTTTAGTATTTTTATTCTTTGCATATACGCCAATTGTGCCGGAATTATACAGCCTACTTGGTTTTGCACGGCCACTTGAATTAATACCCGCTTTTCTTTTTGGTGGGGCGTTATTCGGATTTTTATACAGACACGAATGGGACAATAACACCATTGAATTTTGCCTGGCCATTTCATTGATTATTAATTTTGCTGTCCAATGTTTTTATATCCCGTTTTCAGCGGAAACTTTTGATGCAATCTCATCGATTTCCCACCTTTTAAAAATGGCAAGTTATCTTGTGATATTAGTGGCATTGTTATTCGATTTAAACAGGATTTATAGGCAAGCAGAACTCGCAAACCGTACGAAATCAGAATTTCTGAACATGATGAGCCACGAATTAAGAACTCCGTTAACAATAATACTCGGTTATTCGCCAATTCTTGCTCATCCGGAACGCCTACCCTCAACAAAAAAATTACTTGAGGCATTAGAACAAAAATCCGGTGATATGGATTACATTTCCAGACTTGTGGAAAATTGTTTTTCAGAACTTAAAAAATATGTCGGTAAAATGGATAATTCTGGCAAGCGACTTTTGACATTAATTGGAGACCTACTTGATTTCTCAAGATTAGAAGCGGGCATGATGACCATATCGCCCAGCAATATCAGTTTAAAACAAGTGGCACAAAACGCAATCAGACATCATTCATATAAATTAAATGACAAGGGTTTAACCCTAACCAGCAATTTTGTTGACAGCGACGTTTACGCCGACGAAGAAAAATTGTTGGAAATTTTTGATAAACTCTTAAGCAATGCCATTAAATTTACAGAACAAGGCATTATCGACATCAGCACAAAAGAGGTCGGACCGTTTATTGAAATATCCATATCTGATACCGGATGCGGTATTGACCTTGATGCCAAAGGGCACATTTTCAACTGGTTCACACAAGTTGACAGCACATCAACACGTTACATCGGCGGCATTGGACTGGGCCTTGCTATCACAAAGAAACTCGTTGAACTACACGGCGGCACCATTACTGTAAGCAGCACACCCGGCAATGGCACGACCTTTACACTTACGGTGCCGAAAGGCTGA
- a CDS encoding RlmE family RNA methyltransferase: MIKKPKLSKTGKVRRLDPRGIVRGEKERVKTARYRKSGSTRWLHRQLNDPYVAAAKRDGYRSRAAYKLIELDERFKFLHGVHTVVDLGAAPGGWTQVARQQCAGDVTIIGIDLLEVDPIPCATFLQMDFTTDEAEAELLDLIDNPIDLVMSDMAAATTGHQNTDYIRTQGLVEIAFDFAKKVLAKNGTFVAKVFRGGADNDLLEEIKKHFKTVRHFKPPASRSESKETYLVAQGFKG; encoded by the coding sequence ATGATTAAAAAACCAAAGCTCAGTAAAACAGGTAAAGTAAGACGCCTTGACCCGCGCGGCATTGTCCGCGGTGAAAAAGAGCGTGTAAAAACCGCAAGATACAGAAAATCCGGTTCAACAAGATGGCTTCACCGTCAATTAAATGACCCATATGTGGCTGCAGCCAAGCGTGACGGATACCGAAGCCGTGCGGCATATAAATTAATCGAACTGGATGAACGTTTTAAATTTTTACATGGTGTTCATACGGTGGTGGATCTGGGTGCTGCGCCCGGTGGTTGGACGCAGGTCGCGCGTCAACAATGCGCCGGTGATGTTACAATCATTGGTATTGATTTGCTTGAGGTTGACCCAATCCCATGCGCTACATTTTTACAGATGGATTTTACCACTGATGAGGCCGAAGCCGAACTGCTTGATTTAATCGATAACCCTATTGATTTGGTGATGTCCGATATGGCCGCGGCAACCACGGGGCATCAAAACACCGACTATATCCGCACACAGGGCCTTGTCGAAATCGCATTTGATTTCGCGAAAAAAGTGCTCGCGAAAAATGGCACATTCGTCGCCAAGGTTTTCCGCGGTGGCGCAGATAATGATTTACTCGAAGAAATCAAAAAACACTTCAAAACCGTCCGCCACTTTAAGCCACCAGCCAGCCGGAGCGAGAGTAAAGAGACTTATCTGGTCGCTCAAGGGTTTAAGGGGTAG
- a CDS encoding energy transducer TonB, giving the protein MSIKSIVSVLVAAFIAVAGFSGTANAADVSGWQKQVTQEIAKKQTYPRAALRKELEGKLTVEIKLDRDGNIVAHNIVSSSGHDVLDREVGKILKRVSLPTPPSAASDAQLTMSVPLAWALQ; this is encoded by the coding sequence ATGAGTATTAAGTCAATTGTATCAGTATTAGTAGCAGCATTCATCGCAGTAGCAGGTTTCTCAGGCACAGCAAACGCAGCGGACGTTAGCGGCTGGCAGAAGCAAGTAACACAAGAAATCGCTAAGAAGCAAACATACCCACGTGCTGCTCTTCGTAAAGAATTAGAAGGCAAGCTAACAGTAGAAATTAAACTTGACCGTGACGGTAACATTGTTGCTCACAACATCGTATCTTCATCAGGTCACGACGTTCTAGACCGTGAAGTTGGCAAGATCCTTAAGCGTGTATCACTTCCAACTCCACCATCTGCAGCATCAGATGCACAGCTTACAATGTCTGTTCCACTAGCATGGGCCCTTCAATAA